One Bacillus andreraoultii genomic region harbors:
- the trhO gene encoding oxygen-dependent tRNA uridine(34) hydroxylase TrhO, with amino-acid sequence MDYRVLLYYKYVTIEDPETFTEEHLQFCRDLGLKGRIHISYEGINGTVSGTVEQTDKYMEAMKQDPRFSDMIFKIDEAEGHAFKKMHVRFRKEIVNLSLEEDINPNELTGNYLPPKEFFKKMQDHNTIVIDVRNDYEYDLGHIRGAVRPDVKTFRDTPEWFRQNKDKFKGKTILTYCTGGIRCEKFSGWLKREGFEDVYQLHGGVVTYGKDPEVKGQLWDGKLYVFDERISVPVNQVEHVVVGKDYFDGKPCERYVNCANPECNKQILCSEENEHKYLRGCTHECRVHPRNLYVKEHGLTEEQIKERLAAIGEQLDSKKEAAL; translated from the coding sequence ATGGATTATCGAGTATTGCTTTATTATAAATATGTAACAATAGAAGACCCAGAAACATTTACTGAGGAACATCTTCAATTTTGTAGAGATTTAGGTTTAAAAGGTCGGATTCATATTAGTTATGAAGGAATCAATGGCACAGTTTCCGGAACGGTTGAACAAACGGATAAATATATGGAAGCCATGAAACAAGACCCTAGATTTAGCGATATGATTTTTAAAATTGATGAAGCAGAAGGACATGCGTTTAAAAAAATGCACGTTCGCTTCCGTAAAGAAATAGTCAATTTAAGTCTTGAAGAAGATATCAATCCGAATGAGTTAACAGGGAATTATCTTCCACCAAAAGAATTTTTCAAAAAAATGCAAGATCATAATACCATTGTGATTGATGTAAGAAATGACTATGAGTATGATTTAGGGCATATTCGTGGAGCTGTTCGTCCAGATGTAAAAACATTCCGTGATACACCTGAATGGTTCCGTCAAAATAAAGATAAATTTAAAGGAAAGACAATTCTAACCTATTGTACAGGTGGAATTCGCTGTGAGAAATTTTCCGGTTGGTTAAAACGAGAAGGTTTTGAAGATGTATACCAACTTCACGGTGGGGTTGTAACTTACGGAAAAGACCCGGAAGTGAAAGGTCAACTATGGGATGGAAAATTATATGTATTTGATGAACGGATTAGTGTTCCAGTAAACCAAGTTGAACATGTTGTTGTTGGAAAAGACTATTTCGATGGAAAGCCTTGTGAGCGCTATGTAAACTGTGCAAATCCAGAATGTAATAAACAAATCCTTTGCTCAGAAGAAAATGAACATAAGTACTTACGTGGATGTACACATGAGTGTCGCGTTCACCCAAGAAACTTATATGTAAAAGAACATGGTTTGACAGAGGAACAAATTAAAGAAAGATTGGCTGCTATTGGTGAACAGCTCGATAGTAAGAAAGAAGCAGCTTTATAA
- a CDS encoding sodium-dependent transporter produces the protein MNQSEQWSTKLGFILSAAGSAIGLGAIWKFPYVAGVSGGGIFFLIFLFFTLVIGFPLLLAEFVIGRSTQQNAIQAYKVIAPNTKWYYIGYLGVITCFILLSFYSVVGGWIIIYIINTALGRLNGLNAAEYADIFGQTISNPLISISVHFLFMLITIIVVGKGVQNGIEKASKIMMPLLFILFTLLIIRSLTLPNASLGIKFLFYPDFSKVTSEGILAALGQSFFTLSVGVSVMVAYSSYVPKTTNLSKSALSIVCMNIFIVILAGLAIFPAVFSFGLKPDSGPVLLFQVLPNVFNQMTFGMFFFLLFLILFLFAALTSAFSMLEIIVGVIAKGNQKLRKKWSWIIGLAIFIFGIPSALSYGIWADFQLFDKIIFDVADYLVSNILMPIGALLISIFVPAKMKKSMIYEELQSEGPIPKALFQGWYVLVRYVAPIAIILVLFDLLGIWDTIF, from the coding sequence GTGAATCAATCGGAACAGTGGTCAACAAAACTTGGATTTATTCTTTCTGCTGCGGGATCAGCAATTGGATTAGGAGCAATTTGGAAGTTCCCGTATGTTGCAGGAGTTAGTGGTGGAGGAATTTTCTTCTTAATATTTTTGTTTTTTACACTCGTTATAGGTTTCCCATTATTATTAGCCGAATTTGTGATTGGAAGAAGTACACAACAAAATGCGATTCAAGCGTATAAAGTAATTGCACCGAATACAAAATGGTACTATATCGGTTATTTAGGGGTGATTACTTGTTTTATTTTGTTATCTTTCTATAGCGTTGTTGGTGGTTGGATAATTATTTATATCATAAATACAGCGTTAGGCAGGTTAAATGGGTTGAATGCTGCTGAATATGCGGATATATTTGGACAAACCATTTCCAATCCTTTGATTAGTATAAGTGTCCATTTCCTATTCATGCTCATCACAATCATTGTAGTTGGAAAAGGTGTACAAAATGGGATTGAAAAGGCAAGTAAAATTATGATGCCCTTATTGTTTATTTTGTTCACTTTATTAATTATTCGTTCGTTAACATTACCAAATGCGAGCCTAGGAATTAAGTTTTTATTTTATCCAGATTTTTCAAAAGTAACTTCGGAAGGGATTTTAGCCGCATTAGGTCAATCGTTTTTCACATTAAGTGTTGGGGTATCGGTCATGGTTGCTTATAGTTCTTATGTACCTAAGACGACGAATTTGTCAAAATCAGCTTTATCGATTGTCTGTATGAATATTTTTATCGTTATATTAGCAGGATTAGCTATTTTCCCAGCAGTTTTTTCATTTGGTTTAAAACCTGATTCTGGTCCAGTATTATTATTTCAAGTTTTACCAAATGTTTTTAATCAAATGACATTCGGGATGTTCTTCTTCTTATTGTTTCTAATTTTATTTTTATTTGCAGCCTTAACTTCGGCTTTTTCAATGTTAGAAATTATTGTGGGCGTCATTGCAAAGGGGAATCAGAAACTCCGAAAGAAATGGTCTTGGATCATTGGACTTGCTATCTTTATTTTCGGAATACCTTCAGCACTATCTTATGGTATATGGGCAGATTTCCAGCTATTTGATAAAATTATCTTTGATGTAGCCGACTATTTAGTTAGTAATATTTTAATGCCAATAGGAGCGCTACTGATTTCAATTTTTGTTCCTGCGAAGATGAAAAAGTCTATGATCTATGAAGAGTTGCAATCTGAGGGACCGATTCCAAAGGCGCTTTTTCAAGGGTGGTATGTCCTTGTACGTTACGTAGCACCGATTGCTATTATACTCGTCTTATTTGATCTACTCGGTATATGGGACACAATCTTTTGA
- the safA gene encoding SafA/ExsA family spore coat assembly protein, translating into MKRLIVAVFTLFLLFPTSAFGQTTYTVKSGDSMWKIAMRFQVGISELIKANPQIKNPSMIYPNQKLTIPAISEKNFEAQVVKLVNQERAKAGLKPMTHNWELSRVARYKSMDMRDRGYFSHTSPTYGSPFTMMNNFGIRSSAAGENIAEGQSTPQAVVTSWMNSPGHRANILSTNYTQIGVGYAAGGSGRHYWTQMFIRP; encoded by the coding sequence ATGAAAAGGTTGATAGTTGCGGTATTTACACTGTTTTTACTTTTCCCTACCAGCGCTTTCGGTCAAACTACATACACAGTTAAATCAGGGGATAGTATGTGGAAAATTGCTATGCGATTTCAAGTAGGAATTAGTGAACTTATTAAGGCAAACCCACAAATTAAAAACCCGTCAATGATCTATCCAAACCAAAAATTAACAATCCCTGCGATTTCAGAGAAAAACTTTGAAGCTCAAGTTGTAAAATTAGTGAACCAAGAGCGGGCAAAAGCTGGTTTGAAACCAATGACTCATAATTGGGAGCTATCCCGTGTAGCTAGGTACAAAAGTATGGATATGAGAGATCGCGGTTACTTCTCCCATACTTCGCCAACGTATGGTAGCCCATTTACAATGATGAATAACTTTGGCATTCGCTCTTCAGCTGCGGGGGAAAATATTGCTGAGGGGCAAAGTACGCCACAAGCAGTTGTTACTTCATGGATGAACAGCCCAGGTCACAGGGCAAATATTTTAAGTACAAACTATACACAAATTGGTGTAGGCTATGCTGCTGGTGGATCAGGTAGACATTATTGGACACAAATGTTTATTAGACCATAA
- a CDS encoding nicotinate phosphoribosyltransferase, translated as MSKKYTDDSLALHTDFYELNMVQSYWKDGVHNKKAVFEVFFRKMPFRHGYAVFAGLEKIIQYLSDFHFTDSDLAYLREIGYEEEFLTYLKSIRFTGTVRSVVEGEIVFANEPLIRVEAPLAEAQLIETALLNIVNYQTLIATKASRIKQVIGDEPMAEFGSRRAQEMEAAVWGARAAVIGGCDSTSNVRAGKLFGIPVSGTLAHSMVQVYHDEYVAFSKYASTHKNCVFLVDTYDTLKSGVPNAIKVAKEFGDKINFIGIRIDSGDLAYLSKEARKMLDDEGFSNAKIFASNDLDEHTIINLKAQGAKIDSWGIGTKLITAYDQPALGAVYKLVAIEENGQLVDTIKISGNPEKVTTPGLKRVYRIINKHSGKSEGDYITLDWENPLEEEPLKMFHPVHTFISKYVTNFDAVDLHKDIFVNGELTYELPTIKEIKEYVNQNLNLLWDEYKRILNPTLYPVDLSQACWDNKMANIDKVRQKVAKLEY; from the coding sequence GTGAGTAAAAAATACACCGATGATTCATTAGCATTGCACACGGATTTTTACGAGTTAAATATGGTTCAATCTTATTGGAAGGATGGAGTACATAATAAGAAGGCTGTTTTTGAAGTTTTCTTTCGTAAAATGCCTTTTAGACATGGATACGCTGTTTTTGCTGGATTAGAAAAAATCATCCAATATTTAAGTGACTTTCATTTTACTGACAGTGATCTTGCCTATTTACGTGAAATTGGATATGAAGAGGAATTTCTTACGTACTTAAAAAGTATTCGTTTTACAGGAACGGTGCGCTCAGTTGTCGAAGGTGAAATTGTTTTTGCGAATGAGCCACTTATACGAGTAGAGGCACCTTTAGCTGAGGCACAATTAATTGAAACGGCCTTACTAAATATTGTGAATTACCAAACATTGATAGCGACAAAAGCATCACGAATTAAACAAGTTATTGGTGATGAACCGATGGCTGAATTCGGTTCAAGACGGGCACAAGAAATGGAAGCGGCAGTTTGGGGAGCACGTGCAGCAGTTATCGGTGGTTGTGATTCTACCTCAAATGTTCGTGCAGGGAAGTTATTCGGTATACCTGTCTCGGGAACTTTAGCTCATTCAATGGTTCAAGTATATCATGATGAATATGTAGCATTTTCAAAATATGCAAGCACTCATAAAAATTGTGTTTTTCTTGTTGATACATACGATACATTAAAATCTGGTGTACCCAATGCAATAAAGGTAGCAAAAGAATTCGGTGATAAAATTAACTTTATCGGCATTCGTATTGATAGTGGTGACCTTGCTTATTTATCAAAAGAGGCAAGAAAAATGCTTGACGATGAAGGATTTTCGAATGCGAAGATTTTTGCTTCAAATGATTTAGATGAGCATACAATTATTAATCTAAAAGCTCAAGGGGCGAAAATCGATAGTTGGGGAATTGGAACAAAACTAATTACTGCTTATGATCAACCGGCTTTAGGAGCGGTGTATAAACTTGTTGCGATTGAAGAGAATGGACAGCTAGTTGATACAATAAAAATTAGTGGAAATCCTGAAAAAGTAACGACTCCGGGACTAAAACGGGTTTATCGGATTATTAATAAACATAGTGGAAAATCAGAAGGGGACTACATTACACTCGATTGGGAAAACCCACTTGAAGAGGAACCGTTGAAAATGTTCCACCCCGTTCATACATTTATAAGTAAGTATGTAACAAACTTTGACGCAGTTGATTTACATAAAGATATATTTGTAAATGGGGAATTGACTTATGAACTTCCAACGATAAAAGAAATTAAAGAATACGTTAATCAAAATCTTAATCTTTTATGGGACGAATATAAACGAATTCTTAATCCGACACTTTATCCAGTTGATTTAAGTCAAGCATGTTGGGATAATAAAATGGCAAACATCGATAAAGTTCGACAAAAGGTTGCAAAGTTAGAATACTAA